The proteins below come from a single Jaculus jaculus isolate mJacJac1 chromosome 12, mJacJac1.mat.Y.cur, whole genome shotgun sequence genomic window:
- the LOC123453619 gene encoding translation initiation factor IF-2-like, translating into MLPSRVTTAQALHGASKPWVWDGVSSEDAATAEFSTVSRLLPTQPTLPAAPDHNSPRPTPPGPLGRSEAVSSSKLRPGSAVERTERFTSYPHAWAPGPAEEGDGHRSAPAPGLTHPAPAGTLPGPRCWGAAGFPPLLPRAPSAADPGDSPASREAFPRVPGPRPAPAPARACALRPAVAPARRSSPGLGVGAAPRDVAREGRAGPLASPGAGRGPRPPPVRARRRGPGTRAAGSRVRGAELPRRSPRAPARPAAHVSRRHVRARPRACVSCRSARRRADLGGARVATPPGCGRAGGQDRPAAPRPAAAPRPAAAPGSERLVRGREASAPGRRGRFPGAAARGRAPP; encoded by the exons ATGCTGCCAAGTCGGGTAACCACAGCCCAAGCTCTCCACGGGGCTTCCAAGCCTTGGGTTTGGGACGGTGTCTCCTCGGAGGACGCAGCTACTGCGGAGTTCTCCACCGTCTCCCGGCTGCTCCCCACCCAGCCCACCCTCCCGGCAGCCCCGGACCACAACTCCCCAAGGCCCACGCCGCCGGGACCACTGGGCAGGTCAGAGGCGGTCAGTTCCAGCAAACTTCGGCCCGGGTCGGCTGTGGAAAGAACCGAGAGATTCACCTCCTACCCGCACGCCTGGGCACCAGGACCCGCGGAGGAGGGGGACG GCCATCGCTCTGCGCCCGCCCCGGGCCTGACCCATCCTGCTCCCGCGGGCACACTCCCGGGGCCCCGGTGCTGGGGAGCGGCGGGCTTCCCCCCGCTTCTGCCGCGGGCCCCCAGCGCTGCCGACCCCGGTGACTCACCGGCCTCCCGGGAGGCTTTCCCGCGCGTGCCGggcccgcgccccgccccggcccctgCGCGCGCCTGCGCGCTGCGCCCGGCCGTTGCCCCGGCTCGCCGTTCGAGTCCCGGGCTCGGCGTCGGCGCGGCCCCCCGGGACGTGGCCCGGGAAGGGAGGGCGGGGCCTCTGGCCTCGCCGGGGGCCGGCCGGGGACCCCGACCTCCCCCCGTACGGGCGCGCCGCCGGGGCCCGGGGACGCGGGCAGCGGGGTCCCGGGTGCGGGGCGCCGAGCTCCCCCGCCGGTCTccccgcgcgcccgcccgcccggccgCACACGTGTCTCGGCGTCACGTCCGCGCGCGCCCCCGGGCCTGCGTCAGCTGCCGTTCCGCCCGACGCCGCGCGGACCTCGGAGGGGCGCGGGTGGCCACGCCGCCGGGCTGCGGACGCGCGGGAGGACAGGAccgccccgccgcgccccgccccgccgccgcgccccgccccgccgccgcgcCCGGCTCCGAGCGCCTCGTCCGCGGCCGGGAAGCGAGCGCGCCCGGACGCCGTGGCCGGTTCCCGGGAGCCGCCGCCCGCGGGCGCGCCCCGCCGTGA